One Lampris incognitus isolate fLamInc1 chromosome 14, fLamInc1.hap2, whole genome shotgun sequence DNA window includes the following coding sequences:
- the dcaf8 gene encoding DDB1- and CUL4-associated factor 8, with product MAEAGGKSTETYGGSEGQEPTEEGQSERDASGCKDGRDEASLTAPKEAEEEPGDKPMPDAEKDTGAGGEVEGEEDTDSMDGSGLYSLTEDGDRESEGGRRERSMENERGKRAARKRNRPGGGTNHSSSSDEDEENDEVEDHDEEEDEEAMEAWLGAELQDLRGPTWRAVPSLRSREIGRESHQFVRRVCGARGLVQRLELQGRLERHTGCVNTLHFNPSGTRLASGSDDLRVVIWDWAIRHAELEFDSGHKSNVFQAKFLPHSGDSTLAMCARDGQVRVAELSATQRCKNTKRVAQHKGAAHKLALEPDSPCSFLSAGEDALVFGIDLRLDRPANKLVVVKEGDKKVGLYTIFVNPAKTHHFAVGGRDQYVRIYDQRKINENDNNGVLKKFCPSHLVSSESKTNITCLVYSHDGTELLASYNDEDIYLFDSSHSDGADYRRRYKGHRNNATVKGVNFYGPCSEFVVSGSDCGHIYLWDKYSARIVQFMEGDRGGVVNCLEPHPHLPGMATSGLDHDVKLWAPTAESPTGLKGLKEVMKKNKRDRDENSVRHGDQYDTQLLWFLMRHMRNRRPQRTRHEGGEGDTDESWSSPDSSDEEDGGPDHVQCMSS from the exons CTCctaaggaggcggaggaggaaccTGGAGATAAGCCTATGCCAGATGCAGAAAAAGACACAGGGGCAGGTGGAGAGGTAGAAGGGGAAGAGGACACAGACAGCATGGATGGCAGCGGCCTCTACTCCCTGACTGAGGATGGCGACAGAGAaagtgagggagggagaagagagagatcaATGGAAAATGAGCGAGGTAAGAGGGCCGCCAGGAAACGAAACAGACCTGGCGGGGGAACCAACCACTCCTCCAGCTCTGATGAGGATGAGGAAAATGATGAAGTAGAAGaccatgatgaggaggaggatgaggaagcCATGGAGGCATGGCTGGGGGCAGAGCTTCAAGACCTTCGTGGCCCCACGTGGCGGGCAGTGCCCTCACTGCGCTCCAGGGAGATCGGCAGGGAATCACACCAGTTTGTGAGGCGTGTGTGCGGCGCCCGTGGTCTAGTCCAGAGGCTGGAGCTCCAGGGGCGTTTGGAGAGGCACACGGGCTGCGTGAACACATTGCACTTCAACCCCTCTGGAACGCGCCTGGCCTCAGGCAGCGATGACCTGCGTGTGGTGATTTGGGACTGGGCCATCCGCCATGCTGAGCTGGAGTTTGACAGTGGCCACAAGAGCAATGTGTTTCAG GCCAAATTCCTGCCTCATAGTGGAGACTCCACCCTGGCCATGTGTGCTCGAGATGGGCAAGTCAGAGTGGCTGAGCTCTCTGCCACCCAGCGCTGCAAAAACACCAAGAGGGTAGCACAGCATAAAGGGGCAGCCCATAAG ctGGCCTTGGAGCCAGACTCCCCCTGCTCCTTTCTATCAGCTGGAGAGGATGCTTTGGTATTTGGTATTGATTTGCGCCTAGACCGGCCAGCCAA TAAACTTGTGGTTGTGAAGGAGGGTGATAAGAAAGTGGGACTGTACACCATCTTTGTCAACCCAGCCAAGACACACCACTTTGCCGTTGGCGGCAGAGACCAATATGTCAG GATCTATGACCAGAGGAAGATTAATGAAAATGACAACAACGGTGTGCTGAAAAAGTTCTGTCCCTCTCACCTGGTGTCCAGCGAGTCTAAAACCAATATAACCTGCCTGGTATACAGCCATGACGGCACAG AGCTCCTGGCCAGTTACAATGACGAGGACATCTACCTGTTTGACTCTAGCCACAGTGATGGAGCCGACTACCGCAGGAGATACAAGGGACACCGCAATAATGCAACAG TGAAAGGGGTGAACTTCTATGGGCCATGCAGCGAGTTTGTCGTCAGTGGCAGCGACTGTGGACACATCTATCTGTGGGACAAGTACTCTGCTCGCATCGTCCAGTTcatggagggagacagaggaggagtg GTGAACTGTCTGGAGCCTCACCCCCACCTGCCTGGCATGGCGACCAGCGGGTTGGATCATGATGTCAAACTGTGGGCCCCCACGGCTGAAAGCCCCACAGGGCTCAAGGGCTTAAAAGAG GTGATGAAGAAGAACAAACGTGACCGCGACGAGAACAGCGTGCGTCACGGTGACCAGTACGACACCCAGCTGCTGTGGTTCCTGATGAGACACATGAGGAACAGACGGCCCCAGAGG aCTCGTCATGAGGGAGGTGAGGGAGACACAGATGAGTCCTGGAGCTCCCCAGACTCCTCTGATGAAGAGGACGGAGGCCCTGACCACGTCCAGTGCATGTCCTCCtga
- the ndc1 gene encoding nucleoporin NDC1: MSSAEQCFWFVRKVICWRAAASIAWSALLLPPTAAVFVVLGRFSLFHPSQWLSDCLSFLTSPSAILSFIPLCGVIVLVGFLNLKHYTVIPSIACSKFALLGQLLHPHQFVHSLVHCLMGLIVTWCCAIIIGGRYQTLSYSCTQGNSGPQMCLNEYHLILLLAGAFIGCSHSLLGVVHNMNYVSFHAVQQYKYLHFKGTLPFVLKCSATQALYSIRSYLVVYFFLGYIPKAWLCKTLNLQLNSSLHPLDTIAGLLDLSLLYHLWISGTFLLLTWYITLQLFRIFVTEVYSFPMQSSFTEDAHLCLPKVLACKQPMIMKFLALQDLALLSEHCPSRRGEVFSLSQPGGHPYNWNAISQECLSLLADLTQRLVVHHDTVTANAGANVLSAGSDKKSSSSDSSAEKHVTPRLGIKTPGSVFIRSPMGGLQSPMTAPFTPDLGSPFSSPAIWRLTAAPEPFSPWYGTVQSPQVVRRGHKLWSASTDSQTNGSLPPSPAAMPSPVPAASKPSLLAQFLQNRKEWVRNFLAKRVLIMYLFNKLPEASNHALFADSQSHIWALEGLSHLVKASFSEDRYGIVQTTLPSILSTLLVLQEAVDRHFKLPHASSKLVKPTYSMGDSTYKTLRFALRATLKTAIYRITTTFGEHLNAVQMSAEHQKRLKRFLKYED, encoded by the exons ATGTCTTCTGCAGAGCAATGTTTCTGGTTTGTACGCAAG GTGATATGCTGGAGAGCTGCAGCCAGTATTGCTTGGTCTGCGCTGCTTTTGCCACCCACCGCAGCTGTCTTTGTAGTCCTTGGCAGGTTTAGTCTTTTCCACCCAAGCCAGTGGCTATCAG ACTGTCTGTCCTTCTTAACAAGTCCTAGTGCCATCCTCTCCTTCATCCCATTATGTGGCGTGATCGTCTTGGTTGGGTTCCTCAACCTGAAACACTACACAG TGATCCCATCGATTGCATGCTCAAAATTTGCCCTTCTGGGTCAGCTGCTCCATCCTCATCAGTTTGTCCACTCTCTGGTCCACTGTCTCATGGGGTTAATAGTGACCTGGTGTTGTGCCATCATTATTGGCGGTAGATATCAGACACTCAGCTATTCTTGCACACAGGGCAATAG TGGCCCTCAGATGTGCCTTAATGAGTACCACCTTATCCTGCTGCTGGCAGGTGCTTTCATTGGCTGTAGTCACAGTCTGTTGGGTGTGGTCCACAACATGAATTATGTCTCCTTCCATGCCGTTCAG CAATACAAGTACCTTCATTTTAAGGGAACCTTGCCCTTTGTGTTGAAATGCAGCGCCACTCAAGCCCTTTACTCAATCCGGAGCTACCTTGTTGTTTATTTCTTTTTGG GATATATTCCAAAAGCGTGGCTCTGCAAAACACTCAACCTTCAGTTAAACAG CTCTCTCCACCCTCTGGACACTATAGCTGGACTCCTGGACCTCTCCCTGCTGTACCACCTTTGGATCAGCGGCACCTTCCTTCTCCTCACATGGTATATCACTTTGCAGCTGTTCAGGATATTTGTCACTGAG GTGTACAGTTTTCCTATGCAGTCATCTTTTACCGAAGATGCCCACCTGTGTCTTCCCAAAGTTCTCGCTTGCAAGCAACCAATGATAATGAAG TTTTTAGCTCTACAGGATTTGGCTCTGCTCTCTGAGCACTGTCCGTCACGACGCGGAGAGGTCTTCAGTCTCAGTCAGCCAG GTGGCCACCCATACAACTGGAATGCCATTAGTCAGGAGTGTTTGTCTCTCCTGGCTGACCTGACCCAGAGGCTTGTAGTACACCATGACACCGTAACGGCCAACGCCGGGGCCAACGTCCTCTCTGCTGGCAGCGATAAGAAGTCTTCCTCGTCTGACAGTTCAG CAGAGAAACATGTGACACCCCGGCTTGGTATCAAAACCCCTGGCTCAGTCTTCATACGTTCCCCAATGGGGGGCCTTCAGAGCCCTATGACGGCCCCGTTCACTCCCGACCTGGGCagtcccttttcctccccagccaTTTGGCGTCTCACCGCCGCCCCAGAACCTTTCTCGCCTTGGTACGGCACAGTGCAGAGCCCACAAGTCGTGAGGAGGGGCCACAAACTCTGGTCAGCCTCCACAG ATTCACAGACCAATGGCAGCCTCCCACCATCCCCTGCCGCAATGCCCAGTCCTGTGCCAGCAGCCTCCAAACCTAGCCTCCTGGCTCAGTTCCTCCAGAACAGGAAAGAATGG GTTAGAAATTTCTTGGCAAAGCGGGTACTGATAATGTATTTATTTAACAAG CTCCCAGAAGCATCTAATCACGCCCTTTTTGCAGACAGCCAATCTCACATTTGGGCATTAGAAG GGCTATCTCACCTGGTAAAAGCCTCCTTCTCAGAGGACCGGTACGGCATTGTACAGACTACACTACCCAGCATTCTCAGCACTCTGTTGGTCCTACAAGAA GCAGTGGACAGGCACTTCAAGTTGCCTCACGCTTCCAGCAAATTGGTCAAGCCAACCTACAGCATGGGAGACTCGACTTATAAAACGCTGCGCTTCGCTCTCAGGGCTACTCTCAAGACCGCCATCTACAGGATAACCACCACCTTCGGGGAACACTTAAA TGCCGTACAGATGTCTGCTGAGCATCAGAAGAGATTGAAACGGTTTCTGAAGTACGAAGACTGA
- the zgc:113691 gene encoding uncharacterized protein zgc:113691: protein MATSNGKGEKVSKFETLKLLEKCRKERDDAMHRESVVREKIRQYESRMRSTEALRQKLKTLTMDNKEMRKQVKTLRAELGLESSPKFNGKTTKDIINELHEKERQCSSLVEKAGKLSLTIDDLTSELANTVTSKTLLEDQVQSLQQNLKDMTNNQRRLLKLWEDKKAQREQLALPAIPQRAGGAGQKPVVQKAVQTEMSISSSQKLPVNAFETKPLHRDSEKKSVVDKHSFAALGNGTRHHDKKVLVHDGTRGLEN, encoded by the coding sequence ATGGCCACTTCAAATGGTAAAGGTGAAAAAGTGTCCAAGTTTGAGACCTTAAAACTTTTGGAGAAATGCAGAAAGGAGAGAGACGATGCCATGCATAGGGAGAGTGTTGTCAGAGAAAAGATTAGACAGTATGAGTCGAGGATGCGTTCAACAGAGGCGTTGAGACAGAAGCTGAAGACCCTGACAATGGACAATAAGGAGATGAGGAAACAAGTGAAGACTCTTCGTGCCGAGCTCGGACTTGAGTCCAGTCCCAAGTTCAATGGGAAAACAACAAAGGATATCATTAACGAGCTGCATGAGAAGGagcgtcagtgcagttccttggTTGAAAAGGCTGGAAAACTGAGCTTGACCATTGATGACTTGACATCAGAGTTGGCAAACACAGTCACATCCAAGACTCTCTTGGAAGATCAAGTCCAGTCATTGCAACAAAACCTCAAGGACATGACAAACAATCAGCGTCGTTTGCTGAAATTATGGGAGGACAAGAAGGCACAGAGGGAGCAGCTGGCTCTTCCTGCAATCCCCCAGAGAGCTGGGGGAGCTGGGCAGAAACCGGTGGTCCAAAAAGCGGTTCAGACTGAGATGTCCATCAGCTCGTCCCAGAAGCTCCCAGTCAATGCATTTGAGACCAAGCCATTACATCGGGATAGTGAGAAAAAGTCTGTTGTAGACAAACACAGTTTTGCAGCTTTGGGAAATGGGACTCGTCATCATGACAAGAAAGTCCTCGTGCATGATGGGACCAGAGGACTGGAGAACTGA
- the yipf1 gene encoding protein YIPF1 isoform X1, producing MASTNDPFQFQEFEEAEKLLESNKDATTISIDEEDLTRNQRRPAGLAPEEEEDPLAYDDKAELLSGKKKSAPFWTFEYYQTFFDVETHQIKDRIVGSVLPWRGKNFIHLYIRKNPDLYGPFWICATLVFAIAISGNISNFLVHLGGPKFRYVPEFRKVTMAATAIYSYAWLVPLALWGLLLWRNNKVMSLVSYSFMEIVCVYGYSLSIYIPAVVLWIIPYEQVRWCSIVVALCLSGSVLVLTFWPAVKDDHPRVSIAIIAAIVALNVLLAVGCQAYFFSKPEPDLQVVSSSAPGEMKAIPST from the exons ATGGCGTCGACCAATGATCCTTTTCAGTTTCAAG AATTCGAAGAGGCTGAAAAGCTGTTGGAAAGCAACAAAGATGCAACCACCATCAGCATTGATGAAGAGGACTTAACCCGGAACCAAAGAAGACCTGCAGGGCTTGCcccagaggaggaagaggacccaCTGGCTTATGACGACAAGGCAGAA CTTCTCTCCGGAAAAAAGAAAAGTGCCCCTTTCTGGACATTTGAGTACTACCAAACATTCTTTGATGTTGAGACCCATCAG ATAAAGGATAGAATCGTTGGATCAGTGCTGCCATGGCGTGGGAAGAACTTTATTCATCTCTACATTCGCAAAAACCCCGATCTCTACG GACCATTCTGGATTTGTGCCACTCTTGTGTTTGCCATTGCAATCAGCGGAAACATATCCAACTTTCTGGTGCACTTGGGCGGACCGAAGTTTAGATACGTGCCAGAGTTTAGAAAAG TGACTATGGCTGCAACAGCAATTTACAGCTATGCGTGGTTGGTGCCTCTTGCCCTCTGGGGTCTTTTGCTGTGGCGAAACAACAAAGTCATGAGCTTGGTCTCCTACTCTTTTATGGAGATTGTTTGTGTCTATGGATACTCCCTTTCCATTTACATACCTGCAGTG GTCCTTTGGATCATCCCATATGAGCAAGTGAGGTGGTGTTCCATCGTGGTGGCGCTGTGTCTCTCTGGATCAGTTCTGGTGTTAACCTTCTGGCCGGCTGTCAAGGATGACCACCCCAGGGTTTCCATAGCAATCATCGCAGCAATCGTGGCTCTCAACGTCTTGTTGGCCGTGGGTTGTCAG GCCTATTTCTTCAGCAAGCCAGAACCAGATCTTCAGGTTGTGAGTTCATCTGCACCAGGGGAGATGAAGGCAATACCTTCCACATAG
- the yipf1 gene encoding protein YIPF1 isoform X2: MILFSFKLLSGKKKSAPFWTFEYYQTFFDVETHQIKDRIVGSVLPWRGKNFIHLYIRKNPDLYGPFWICATLVFAIAISGNISNFLVHLGGPKFRYVPEFRKVTMAATAIYSYAWLVPLALWGLLLWRNNKVMSLVSYSFMEIVCVYGYSLSIYIPAVVLWIIPYEQVRWCSIVVALCLSGSVLVLTFWPAVKDDHPRVSIAIIAAIVALNVLLAVGCQAYFFSKPEPDLQVVSSSAPGEMKAIPST; the protein is encoded by the exons ATGATCCTTTTCAGTTTCAAG CTTCTCTCCGGAAAAAAGAAAAGTGCCCCTTTCTGGACATTTGAGTACTACCAAACATTCTTTGATGTTGAGACCCATCAG ATAAAGGATAGAATCGTTGGATCAGTGCTGCCATGGCGTGGGAAGAACTTTATTCATCTCTACATTCGCAAAAACCCCGATCTCTACG GACCATTCTGGATTTGTGCCACTCTTGTGTTTGCCATTGCAATCAGCGGAAACATATCCAACTTTCTGGTGCACTTGGGCGGACCGAAGTTTAGATACGTGCCAGAGTTTAGAAAAG TGACTATGGCTGCAACAGCAATTTACAGCTATGCGTGGTTGGTGCCTCTTGCCCTCTGGGGTCTTTTGCTGTGGCGAAACAACAAAGTCATGAGCTTGGTCTCCTACTCTTTTATGGAGATTGTTTGTGTCTATGGATACTCCCTTTCCATTTACATACCTGCAGTG GTCCTTTGGATCATCCCATATGAGCAAGTGAGGTGGTGTTCCATCGTGGTGGCGCTGTGTCTCTCTGGATCAGTTCTGGTGTTAACCTTCTGGCCGGCTGTCAAGGATGACCACCCCAGGGTTTCCATAGCAATCATCGCAGCAATCGTGGCTCTCAACGTCTTGTTGGCCGTGGGTTGTCAG GCCTATTTCTTCAGCAAGCCAGAACCAGATCTTCAGGTTGTGAGTTCATCTGCACCAGGGGAGATGAAGGCAATACCTTCCACATAG
- the lrrc42 gene encoding leucine-rich repeat-containing protein 42 isoform X2, with product MNVIYIRERGQLRHNGLHQTAAESVSCRPQTRPLLSKREHFVFVYNAEGSLRYSAKSLFDISLLFVADNVRHVDSLRGFPEQMGEKLFAAAEERLAFSHADAAARALRVFGDAYGELVLGSLCLRNSFCLLSERMDEIRAFRSLKSLDLFGCRLGDSHEIFQHLTSNSLVSLINLFIGGNDNPISERGIGYLTCLSNLQNLDVSGTNLKLSTVLKKTMRDLTGLVQSERPLDVFDHSRCTTEGWAQQVINQWETNAMEMPKQKKIEGLRASAICFYGRKRVVHALDAPPLILEKEEDAKREWLHFYRPAVINRKPEVQQFGKTNDHTETSCCNVKKRQQQPACSDSLHQSSPAKRFSSSAVTAEDMDLLNTY from the exons atgaaCGTTATTTATATCCGCGAACGAGGGCAGCTTCGTCATAACGGTCTCCACCAGACAGCGGCCGAGTCGGTGTCGTGCAGACCTCAGACCAGGCCGCTCCTGTCGAAGAGGGAGCACTTCGTATTCGTCTACAACGCCGAGGGAAGTCTGAGGTACTCGGCGAAATCTCTCTTCGACATCTCCCTGTTATTCGTAGCCGACAACGTCCGCCACGTCGACTCGCTGCGCGGCTTTCCCGAGCAAATGGGCGAAAAACTCTTCGCCGCGGCCGAGGAAAGGCTCGCGTTTTCGCACGCCGACGCGGCCGCGAGAGCTCTGCGCGTGTTCGGTGACGCGTACGGGGAGCTGGTGCTCGGGTCCCTCTGCCTAAGAAACAG CTTTTGTCTTTTGTCCGAGCGGATGGACGAAATCAGAGCGTTCCGCAGTTTGAAGTCTCTGGATCTCTTCGGCTGCAGACTAGGGGACAGCCACGAGATTTTCCAGCATTTAACGTCCAACTCCCTGGTCAG CTTGATTAATCTCTTCATTGGAGGCAACG ACAACCCCATCTCAGAACGGGGTATTGGATACCTTACATGCCTCTCAAACCTACAAAATCTCGATGTGTCAGGGACCAATTTGAAG CTTAGCACTGTGCTGAAAAAAACTATGCGAGACCTGACAGGACTTGTTCAATCAGAGAGGCCGCTGGATGTCTTTGATCATTCAAGATGTACAACTGAAGGTTGGGCACAACAG GTTATAAACCAATGGGAAACAAATGCAATGGAAATGCCAAAACAGAAAAAGATTGAAGGATTACGAGCTTCAGCAATTTGCTTCT ATGGCAGGAAAAGGGTTGTACATGCACTAGACGCACCACCTTTGATAttggagaaagaggaagatgccAAAAGAGAGTGGCTACATTTCTACAGACCAGCAGTGATCAACCGCAAACCCGAAGTTCAACAGTTTGGCAAAACAAATGATCACACAGAGACTTCCTGTTGCAATGTCAAAAAAAGGCAGCAGCAGCCGGCGTGCAGTGACAGTTTGCATCAGAGCTCCCCAGCAAAACGTTTCTCATCATCTGCTGTCACAGCGGAGGACATGGACCTATTGAACACCTATTGA
- the lrrc42 gene encoding leucine-rich repeat-containing protein 42 isoform X1 codes for MNVIYIRERGQLRHNGLHQTAAESVSCRPQTRPLLSKREHFVFVYNAEGSLRYSAKSLFDISLLFVADNVRHVDSLRGFPEQMGEKLFAAAEERLAFSHADAAARALRVFGDAYGELVLGSLCLRNSFCLLSERMDEIRAFRSLKSLDLFGCRLGDSHEIFQHLTSNSLVSLINLFIGGNGMSDVGLQRLTAPVRILKKGLNNLQLLDLSYNPISERGIGYLTCLSNLQNLDVSGTNLKLSTVLKKTMRDLTGLVQSERPLDVFDHSRCTTEGWAQQVINQWETNAMEMPKQKKIEGLRASAICFYGRKRVVHALDAPPLILEKEEDAKREWLHFYRPAVINRKPEVQQFGKTNDHTETSCCNVKKRQQQPACSDSLHQSSPAKRFSSSAVTAEDMDLLNTY; via the exons atgaaCGTTATTTATATCCGCGAACGAGGGCAGCTTCGTCATAACGGTCTCCACCAGACAGCGGCCGAGTCGGTGTCGTGCAGACCTCAGACCAGGCCGCTCCTGTCGAAGAGGGAGCACTTCGTATTCGTCTACAACGCCGAGGGAAGTCTGAGGTACTCGGCGAAATCTCTCTTCGACATCTCCCTGTTATTCGTAGCCGACAACGTCCGCCACGTCGACTCGCTGCGCGGCTTTCCCGAGCAAATGGGCGAAAAACTCTTCGCCGCGGCCGAGGAAAGGCTCGCGTTTTCGCACGCCGACGCGGCCGCGAGAGCTCTGCGCGTGTTCGGTGACGCGTACGGGGAGCTGGTGCTCGGGTCCCTCTGCCTAAGAAACAG CTTTTGTCTTTTGTCCGAGCGGATGGACGAAATCAGAGCGTTCCGCAGTTTGAAGTCTCTGGATCTCTTCGGCTGCAGACTAGGGGACAGCCACGAGATTTTCCAGCATTTAACGTCCAACTCCCTGGTCAG CTTGATTAATCTCTTCATTGGAGGCAACGGTATGTCAGACGTTGGCTTGCAAAGACTCACTGCGCCTGTAAGGATACTGAAGAAGGGACTGAACAATCTTCAGCTCCTGGATCTGTCTT ACAACCCCATCTCAGAACGGGGTATTGGATACCTTACATGCCTCTCAAACCTACAAAATCTCGATGTGTCAGGGACCAATTTGAAG CTTAGCACTGTGCTGAAAAAAACTATGCGAGACCTGACAGGACTTGTTCAATCAGAGAGGCCGCTGGATGTCTTTGATCATTCAAGATGTACAACTGAAGGTTGGGCACAACAG GTTATAAACCAATGGGAAACAAATGCAATGGAAATGCCAAAACAGAAAAAGATTGAAGGATTACGAGCTTCAGCAATTTGCTTCT ATGGCAGGAAAAGGGTTGTACATGCACTAGACGCACCACCTTTGATAttggagaaagaggaagatgccAAAAGAGAGTGGCTACATTTCTACAGACCAGCAGTGATCAACCGCAAACCCGAAGTTCAACAGTTTGGCAAAACAAATGATCACACAGAGACTTCCTGTTGCAATGTCAAAAAAAGGCAGCAGCAGCCGGCGTGCAGTGACAGTTTGCATCAGAGCTCCCCAGCAAAACGTTTCTCATCATCTGCTGTCACAGCGGAGGACATGGACCTATTGAACACCTATTGA